Proteins from a single region of Oncorhynchus keta strain PuntledgeMale-10-30-2019 chromosome 20, Oket_V2, whole genome shotgun sequence:
- the LOC118399414 gene encoding zinc finger protein 516-like, giving the protein MEVVSKQERADQSKADAVKSDQEGDNAMASGHTCGLCGRSFPLLSSLSQHMRRHTGEKPYKCPYCEHRAAQKGSLKVHIRSHKLGLFSRSLGKKEEEGKKREGEVEEDGEQGQTQRDPQQLLSPDNNLSKGTSAKKHKVNGKTKKKSTKKKDDDAVIQNDGKEDKSQTTAEGNSFPGGTNWMDERVEEASAGSFPCGSCSQVFSQALLLKAHMKKHRGSLDHGCRICGRRFRQAWFLQSHMRIHRAKSQLRAGGGDSGESPTTLNGVLREPASLVNDDCLYELCAGCGNFFYDRKTLRLHERVHKQSHTPNKPLQQDPENGSSSPAAKSRFLECLNLRAAGAGEAAIEGNLGRRIPELDPVCSYQAWQLVTRGHVVEVTDKSLGWEERLADADVVFDQEKGEYVPLKQEKRKRQLDSSQSRKKKGSQDVVVNGGCGGISHQHGDSRNSRTLLNGLSPETFGILQKKVKDGHQASKQASKQATKSNSSSQPSTPRQEHSLSASSIKRNNIRDPTYEDTKPYFCEHCDFHTSDPSCLTFHMHKLHKHIRDARHHILEAVIEDPSHGTPKVSGYMEYLRLKSTLLSQPYWNPPGQERAASSGQSENSGSLKVKGQSSQESIINASLLNLSAPPEGQQEDSDANPVAALSEGKLVRHQCPFCTHTTHYLEVLWIHQRVAHRVDSGSSLAPKWAPYVTCFKGSKAAGRRTGPPPFLEGKDCPALPVPRSQRTKAPGSTATQPSGGGTKRAKTHTSTTTTTVQSNTSQAMVSGSRTSTRSPTGGGKLLLPQKKRLSSLPNHTGEVANKSARSKTEAHPKVPAATTTATSTSIRGFSQQSTSRPKSGSHHRAAAGGSLLPQEGLGFILARNHGRADHTSHLTPDRTHLHPQPRPHPHSHPQDPPAALKGQDLWSVTNMFGAQGSSGYLAPTTVFSHGKRELTAGDSRDTPVDMDILGLLKNYNPHDLAALYQHWGFVDPRLDQQAILQYNGHFGNEVHSSTEASKQVSGRSSTSTTSLRKGT; this is encoded by the exons ATGGAGGTGGTGTCGAAGCAGGAGCGGGCGGACCAAAGCAAGGCCGACGCTGTCAAGAGTGACCAGGAGGGGGACAATGCGATGGCCTCTGGCCACACCTGTGGTCTCTGCGGACGGAGCTTCCCTCTCCTTAGCTCGCTGTCCCAGCACATGCGCAggcacactggagagaagccgtACAAGTGTCCTTACTGCGAACACCGGGCGGCCCAGAAGGGCAGCTTGAAAGTCCACATCCGCAGCCACAAGCTGGGCCTGTTCAGCCGAAGCCTGGGCAAGAAAGAAGAGGAAGGCAAGAAAAGGGAGGGGGAagtggaggaggatggggagcaaggacaaacacagagagaccccCAGCAACTGCTTAGTCCCGACAACAACCTTTCCAAAGGCACCTCGGCCAAGAAGCACAAAGTCAATGGCAAGACAAAAAAGAAAAGCACCAAGAAGAAAGACGACGACGCAGTGATCCAGAATGACGGCAAGGAGGACAAATCACAAACCACGGCTGAGGGCAACTCATTTCCTGGAGGGACCAACTGGATGGACGAAAGGGTTGAGGAGGCCAGTGCTGGCTCCTTCCCCTGCGGGTCTTGCAGCCAAGTCTTTTCCCAGGCCCTGCTCCTCAAGGCCCACATGAAGAAGCACCGCGGCTCCCTAGACCATGGCTGCCGCATCTGCGGCCGGCGCTTCCGCCAGGCCTGGTTCCTCCAGAGCCACATGCGGATTCATCGGGCCAAAAGCCAGCTGCGGGCTGGGGGTGGTGACAGCGGTGAGTCCCCGACAACCCTCAACGGGGTCCTCCGGGAGCCGGCGTCCCTGGTGAATGATGACTGTCTCTACGAGCTGTGTGCCGGCTGCGGCAACTTCTTTTACGACCGCAAGACCCTCCGGCTGCACGAGAGGGTCCACAAGCAGAGCCATACCCCCAACAAGCCACTGCAGCAAGACCCCGAAAATGGCTCGTCATCACCCGCCGCCAAGAGTCGCTTCCTGGAATGCCTTAACCTCCGGGCAGCCGGGGCTGGAGAGGCAGCTATAGAGGGGAATCTTGGAAGACGGATCCCCGAGCTGGACCCGGTATGCAGTTACCAGGCCTGGCAGTTGGTCACCAGAGGGCATGTGGTTGAGGTGACAGATAAAAGTCTAGGCTGGGAGGAGAGGCTGGCGGATGCCGACGTGGTGTTTGACCAGGAGAAAGGCGAGTATGTGCCGCTGAAACAGGAGAAGCGGAAGAGGCAGCTGGACTCCTCCCAAAGCAGGAAGAAGAAAGGTTCCCAGGATGTTGTCGTTAATGGTGGTTGCGGTGGGATCTCCCACCAGCATGGTGACAGTAGAAATAGCCGCACCTTGTTGAATGGGCTCAGCCCAGAGACGTTTGGAATATTGCAGAAAAAGGTGAAAGATGGTCATCAAGCCAGCAAGCAAGCCAGCAAGCAAGCCACCAAATCAAACTCTTCCAGTCAGCCCAGCACACCAAGACAAGAACATTCTCTGTCTGCCTCTTCCATAAAGAGGAATAATATCAGGGACCCAACCTATGAAG ATACCAAGCCATACTTCTGCGAGCACTGTGACTTCCACACCAGCGACCCTTCTTGCCTCACGTTCCACATGCACAAGCTGCACAAGCACATCAGGGATGCACGTCATCACATACTGGAAGCAGTTATAGAAGACCCGAGCCACGGCACTCCCAAAGTCTCAGGTTACATGGAATATCTCCGGCTGAAGAGCACACTGCTCAGCCAGCCCTACTGGAATCCTCCTGGCCAGGAGAGGGCGGCATCGAGCGGACAGTCTGAAAATTCGGGGAGCCTAAAGGTCAAAGGGCAATCCTCTCAGGAATCTATCATCAACGCCAGCCTCCTCAACCTGTCTGCCCCGCCCGAGGGCCAGCAGGAGGATAGTGATGCGAACCCTGTGGCAGCGCTGTCCGAGGGTAAGCTAGTCAGACACCAGTGTCCGTTCTGCACCCACACCACCCATTACCTGGAGGTGCTGTGGATCCACCAGCGTGTGGCCCACAGGGTGGATAGTGGCAGCTCGCTGGCCCCCAAGTGGGCCCCCTACGTCACCTGTTTCAAGGGCTCTAAGGCTGCTGGACGACGCACGGGGCCCCCGCCTTTCCTGGAAGGAAAAGACTGCCCAGCGCTCCCAGTGCCCCGGTCCCAGCGCACCAAAGCCCCAGGTTCCACTGCCACACAACCTTCAGGTGGAGGCACCAAGAGGGCAAAGACCCACACAAGCACCACAACTACTACTGTCCAGTCCAACACCAGCCAGGCCATGGTGTCAGGGTCACGTACCTCCACAAGGTCACCCACTGGTGGTGGGAAGTTGCTCCTACCTCAAAAGAAGAGGTTGTCAAGCCTCCCAAACCATACGGGGGAGGTGGCAAATAAGAGCGCCCGATCTAAAACAGAAGCCCACCCTAAAGTTCCTGCCGCCACCACCACCGCCACCTCAACCAGCATCCGAGGATTCTCCCAGCAGTCGACAAGCAGACCCAAATCTGGAAGCCATCATCGGGCTGCTGCCGGGGGAAGCCTGCTTCCGCAAGAGGGCCTCGGCTTTATTCTCGCCAGGAACCATGGCAGGGCCGACCACACATCCCATCTTACCCCAGACAGAACTCACTTACACCCCCAGCCCCGTCCACACCCACACAGCCATCCACAGGATCCCCCTGCAGCCCTGAAAGGTCAAGACCTTTGGTCAGTCACAAACATGTTTGGGGCGCAGGGCAGCAGTGGGTACCTGGCACCCACCACTGTCTTCAGCCATGGGAAGAGGGAGTTGACTGCTGGGGACAGCAGAGACACCCCGGTGGACATGGACATCCTGGGTCTGTTGAAGAACTACAACCCCCACGACCTGGCAGCTCTCTACCAGCACTGGGGCTTTGTAGATCCCAGGCTTGACCAACAAG CGATACTGCAGTACAATGGACATTTTGGAAATGAAGTCCATTCCTCCACGGAGGCCTCCAAACAA GTGAGCGGCCGTTCCTCTACTTCCACAACCTCTCTTAGGAAGGGGACATGA